In the genome of Triticum urartu cultivar G1812 chromosome 5, Tu2.1, whole genome shotgun sequence, one region contains:
- the LOC125507245 gene encoding uncharacterized protein LOC125507245, with protein sequence MAVVRMGPKEHGREAVLDAVITPSISYTQLRRIDPSLSQRTSQPVTSTQYLFQEQQSAYMEYTRQETMAWHQRLYEHQVQRDSQMQQAFQDMATGRCTQFPPAQCPPAQPVLMSFEEFVAQNAGPSPGTGGSTVGGGLRSTPETRSPTTPIHGGGGGGGGGLGGSAAGSSDDLGFGGLGGDDLRGARRPGA encoded by the exons ATGGCGGTGGTGAGGATGGGGCCCAAGGAGCACGGTCGGGAGGCGGTTCTCGATGCTGTGATCACTCCTAGTATCTCCTACACACAGCTTCGTCGGATCGACCCGAGTCTGAGCCAGCGCACGAGCCAGCCAGTGACTAGTACACAGTACCTCTTTCAGGAGCAACAATCT GCCTACATGGAGTACACACGCCAGGAGACCATGGCGTGGCATCAGAGGCTTTATGAACACCAAGTGCAGAGGGATAGCCAGATGCAGCAGGCTTTTCAGGATATGGCGACCGGCAGGTGTACTCAGTTCCCTCCAGCACAATGCCCTCCAGCACAACCAGTGCTGATGAGCTTTGAGGAGTTTGTGGCACAGAACGCTGGCCCCTCGCCG GGAACAGGTGGATCTACCGTTGGCGGTGGTCTTCGCAGCACTCCGGAGACACGGAGCCCGACCACTCCGAtccacggaggcggaggcggaggaggaggcggtctTGGCGGTAGCGCTGCAGGTAGCAGTGACGACCTGGGCTTCGGCGGTCTTGGCGGTGACGACCTCCGTGGTGCTCGACGTCCTGGCGCTTAA